Proteins encoded in a region of the Nonomuraea helvata genome:
- a CDS encoding ion transporter, with the protein MRERTAALLAHPVFQRFIVGVILLNAATLGLETFPAVVAVHGHLLTAVDHVALYIFAAELVAKIYVERSRFVRDPWNIFDTLIVGVALLPHSGGLSVLRSLRILRALRLLSVVPSLRRVVSALLRAMPGMSSIVLLLGLVLYVAAVMATKLYGDTAPHRFGSLPTSLFTLYQTMTGDDWGNIAREVMTRHPSAWIFFTIFILICTFVVLNLFMAVVVSAMDEESAEERAALEDTATAQTQRILDELAELRKEVAALRKQDIMD; encoded by the coding sequence GTGCGTGAACGCACTGCCGCCTTACTCGCTCATCCGGTCTTCCAGCGCTTCATCGTCGGCGTCATCCTGCTCAACGCCGCCACGCTCGGCCTGGAGACCTTCCCGGCCGTCGTGGCCGTCCACGGCCACCTGCTCACCGCGGTCGACCACGTCGCGCTGTACATCTTCGCCGCCGAGCTGGTGGCCAAGATCTATGTCGAGCGCTCGCGCTTCGTGCGTGACCCGTGGAACATCTTCGACACGTTGATCGTCGGCGTCGCCCTCCTCCCCCACTCGGGCGGCCTGTCGGTGCTGCGCTCGCTGCGCATCCTGCGTGCCCTGCGGCTGCTGTCGGTCGTGCCGAGCCTGCGCCGTGTGGTGTCGGCGCTGCTGCGCGCGATGCCGGGCATGAGCTCGATCGTGCTGCTGCTCGGCCTGGTGCTGTACGTGGCCGCCGTCATGGCCACCAAGCTCTACGGGGACACCGCGCCCCATCGCTTCGGCAGCCTGCCGACCTCGCTGTTCACCCTTTATCAGACGATGACGGGCGACGACTGGGGAAACATCGCCAGGGAGGTCATGACCCGGCATCCGTCGGCCTGGATCTTCTTCACCATCTTCATCCTGATCTGCACGTTCGTGGTGCTGAACCTCTTCATGGCCGTCGTGGTCAGCGCCATGGACGAGGAGAGCGCCGAGGAGCGCGCGGCGCTTGAGGACACCGCCACCGCGCAGACCCAGCGGATCCTGGACGAGCTGGCCGAGCTCCGCAAGGAGGTCGCGGCACTCCGCAAGCAGGACATCATGGACTGA
- a CDS encoding low temperature requirement protein A encodes MTEAVERHASWLELFFDLVVVVAVAQLAHRLAHPTWADVGLFVVLYYAVWSVWTTLTLYSNAEAERTRTRGMLIGMFGIAVMAAAAPNVAHEIAATGDTHDGWFIAAYITCRIGASQTLQRSGMVMTAWPAAQLGAGLVPWFASIGVQGSARYWLWGVGVVLDMLFSVLQSRRPERLVSEMQRQGRRLEERELRRAQLSGRTPRPIEAVRAAVLDPAHLGERLGLFVIIVIGEAVMQVVMAASGQSWGWELGLAAVAGFGLVVSLWWLTLQYGVSAVPGAAERGLRAYIALPAHFAMTVGITATAAGLGAVAAHPAEHLHGGVGWVLGAGLAVYFAASTVLGVATGAERRWIWGWALPSVVAPLAVAAVSGLIAGWAVVALVLAVTLWRVAYRPRVGAMQPA; translated from the coding sequence GTGACTGAAGCGGTAGAGCGCCATGCAAGCTGGTTAGAGCTCTTCTTCGACCTGGTTGTCGTCGTCGCGGTGGCGCAGCTCGCCCACCGGCTCGCGCATCCGACGTGGGCGGACGTGGGGCTGTTCGTGGTGCTCTACTACGCCGTGTGGAGCGTGTGGACGACCTTGACGCTCTACTCGAACGCGGAGGCCGAGCGCACCCGCACGCGCGGCATGCTGATCGGGATGTTCGGCATCGCGGTGATGGCCGCCGCGGCGCCCAACGTCGCGCACGAGATCGCCGCGACGGGCGACACGCACGACGGCTGGTTCATCGCCGCGTACATCACCTGCCGGATCGGCGCCTCGCAGACCCTGCAGCGCTCCGGCATGGTCATGACGGCCTGGCCCGCGGCGCAGCTCGGCGCGGGCCTCGTCCCGTGGTTCGCCTCCATCGGGGTCCAGGGGTCCGCGCGGTACTGGCTGTGGGGCGTCGGCGTCGTCCTCGACATGCTCTTCTCCGTGCTGCAGAGCCGCAGGCCGGAGCGCCTGGTCAGCGAGATGCAGCGGCAGGGCAGGCGGCTGGAGGAGCGCGAGCTGCGCCGGGCGCAGCTCAGCGGGCGGACACCGCGCCCGATCGAGGCGGTCAGGGCCGCCGTGCTCGACCCCGCGCACCTGGGGGAGCGGCTCGGCCTGTTCGTGATCATCGTGATCGGCGAGGCGGTCATGCAGGTCGTGATGGCCGCCTCCGGGCAGTCCTGGGGCTGGGAGCTCGGCCTGGCGGCGGTCGCGGGATTCGGGCTGGTCGTCTCGCTGTGGTGGCTGACCCTGCAGTACGGCGTGAGCGCGGTGCCGGGCGCGGCCGAGCGGGGGCTGAGGGCGTACATCGCGCTGCCCGCGCACTTCGCGATGACCGTGGGCATCACCGCGACGGCGGCCGGGCTCGGCGCGGTCGCCGCCCATCCGGCCGAGCACCTGCACGGCGGCGTCGGCTGGGTGCTGGGCGCCGGCCTGGCGGTCTACTTCGCCGCCTCCACCGTGCTCGGCGTGGCCACGGGCGCCGAGCGGCGGTGGATCTGGGGCTGGGCGCTGCCCTCGGTCGTCGCGCCGCTGGCGGTGGCCGCGGTGTCCGGCCTGATCGCGGGCTGGGCCGTGGTCGCGCTGGTGCTGGCCGTCACCCTGTGGCGGGTGGCCTACCGGCCACGCGTCGGCGCGATGCAGCCGGCGTAG
- the rpsD gene encoding 30S ribosomal protein S4, translating into MRYTGPKVRLSRRAGVPLTRKAVRYFEQRPYPPGEHGRKTNRRSTGDYGLRLMEKQKLRWYYDVSERQLRRYWDLAVRKPGASGTELVTLLESRLASLVLRAGFAPSIYAARQYINHGHIAVDGRKVDIPSYLVKPGQVITVRERSRRMQPFVAAAEGVHADERIAPYLAVDHADLRFTLTHRPEREQITVPVDEQLVVEFYSR; encoded by the coding sequence GTGCGCTACACCGGCCCCAAGGTGCGACTGTCGCGTCGCGCGGGCGTCCCGCTGACCAGGAAAGCCGTCCGCTACTTCGAGCAGCGCCCCTACCCGCCGGGCGAGCACGGCCGCAAGACCAACCGCCGCAGCACCGGCGACTACGGGCTGCGGCTGATGGAGAAGCAGAAGCTGCGCTGGTACTACGACGTGTCGGAGCGGCAGCTACGCCGCTACTGGGACCTCGCCGTCCGCAAGCCGGGCGCGTCGGGCACCGAGCTGGTCACGCTGCTGGAGAGCCGGCTGGCCTCGCTCGTGCTGCGGGCCGGGTTCGCGCCGTCGATCTACGCGGCCAGGCAGTACATCAACCACGGGCACATCGCAGTGGACGGCCGCAAGGTGGACATCCCCAGCTATCTGGTCAAGCCCGGACAGGTCATCACGGTCCGGGAGCGGTCCCGCAGGATGCAGCCGTTCGTGGCGGCCGCGGAAGGCGTGCACGCCGACGAGCGCATCGCGCCCTACCTCGCCGTGGACCACGCCGACCTGCGTTTCACGCTGACGCACCGGCCCGAACGCGAGCAGATCACGGTCCCCGTGGACGAACAGCTCGTCGTGGAGTTCTATTCTCGTTAG
- a CDS encoding DUF2470 domain-containing protein: MLPIPERVRTLAATASVATLSVDGAPAPARGGVDERGRPVLLVSPGEPLHLLREDAVVAVNLTAMRQLGDATHPRGLLEVQGWAEAVPESEARDAAVAVAAHSADESLFDALERFGERSAPRLLRLDVGQVVYLTGQESGLLDADDYLGATPDPLAETAERVLAHVNASHRAQLTAGVSRQLGEEAGEVWLWELDRFGATVRVDESLIRFPWPTPARSDLCLETALRGLLCSC; the protein is encoded by the coding sequence ATGCTGCCGATCCCCGAACGGGTCCGCACTCTCGCCGCGACCGCGAGCGTCGCCACGCTTTCCGTCGACGGCGCCCCCGCGCCGGCCCGGGGAGGGGTGGACGAGCGCGGCCGGCCGGTGCTGCTGGTGTCGCCCGGCGAGCCCCTGCACCTTCTGCGCGAGGACGCCGTCGTGGCGGTGAACCTGACGGCGATGCGGCAACTGGGGGACGCCACCCATCCCCGCGGGTTGCTGGAGGTGCAGGGGTGGGCGGAGGCCGTACCGGAGAGCGAGGCGCGCGACGCGGCGGTCGCGGTGGCCGCCCACAGCGCCGACGAGAGCCTGTTCGATGCGCTGGAACGGTTCGGGGAGCGCTCCGCGCCCCGGCTGCTGCGACTGGACGTGGGACAGGTCGTGTACCTGACCGGGCAGGAGTCGGGGCTGCTGGACGCCGACGACTACCTGGGCGCGACGCCGGACCCGCTGGCGGAGACGGCCGAGCGGGTGCTCGCGCACGTCAACGCCTCGCACCGGGCGCAGCTCACCGCGGGGGTGTCCCGGCAGCTCGGCGAGGAGGCCGGTGAGGTGTGGCTGTGGGAGCTGGACCGGTTCGGGGCGACCGTACGGGTGGACGAGTCGCTGATCCGCTTCCCGTGGCCGACCCCGGCCCGCTCCGACCTGTGTCTGGAGACGGCGCTGCGCGGGCTGCTGTGCTCCTGTTGA
- a CDS encoding MFS transporter: MTVLDTRPAQTPAAPAPYKWRWPALAVVLAGSVMELLDATVTNVAGPTMRADLGGGTALIQWLGAAYTLAMTAGLLTGGRLGDIVGRKRMFLIGVIGFTIGSLLCALAASPETIIAARVVQGLFGAAMIPQGMGLMKEMFPPKELAVAMGMFGPVMGLSAVGGPILAGVLTGVDWRLIFLINLPIGTAAALAALRFLPASRPVKGVRLDLPGAALASAGTVLMVFPLVQGRESGWPAWSFAMMAASAAVFAVFAAYEKRRARRGGDPLVAPSLFGKRAFVSGMATGTIYFAAFTGFFLVIGLYTQLGLGYSPLKAALTSVPSSLGMIAGMGVAQAARRHGRKVLLAGAVVMGLGVTGVIAVASPGVSPWQLAPALVVAGLGSGLIMSPYFSIVMAAVEPQETGSASGALTALQQVGGALGLAVLGTLYFGTGSVAITLWVAAGMIATTFVVGLMLPKQARQN; the protein is encoded by the coding sequence ATGACCGTCCTCGACACCCGCCCCGCGCAGACGCCCGCCGCACCCGCGCCCTACAAGTGGCGCTGGCCCGCGCTGGCGGTGGTCCTCGCCGGTTCGGTGATGGAGCTGCTCGACGCGACCGTCACCAACGTCGCGGGCCCGACGATGCGGGCCGACCTCGGCGGCGGCACCGCCCTGATCCAGTGGCTCGGCGCGGCCTACACCCTCGCCATGACCGCCGGCCTGCTGACCGGCGGGCGGCTCGGGGACATCGTGGGGCGCAAGCGCATGTTCCTCATCGGCGTCATCGGATTCACCATCGGGTCGCTGCTGTGCGCCCTGGCCGCTTCCCCCGAGACGATCATCGCGGCCCGGGTCGTGCAGGGGCTGTTCGGGGCGGCGATGATTCCCCAGGGCATGGGGCTGATGAAGGAGATGTTCCCGCCCAAGGAGCTGGCGGTCGCGATGGGGATGTTCGGGCCGGTCATGGGGCTGTCCGCGGTTGGCGGGCCCATCCTGGCGGGCGTGCTGACCGGCGTCGACTGGCGGCTGATCTTCCTGATCAACCTGCCGATCGGCACCGCCGCCGCGCTGGCCGCCCTGCGCTTCCTGCCCGCCTCCCGGCCGGTCAAGGGCGTGCGGCTCGATCTGCCGGGCGCCGCGCTGGCTTCCGCGGGCACCGTTCTCATGGTCTTCCCACTGGTTCAGGGACGCGAGAGCGGCTGGCCGGCGTGGTCCTTCGCGATGATGGCGGCCTCCGCGGCCGTGTTCGCGGTCTTCGCGGCCTACGAGAAGCGCAGGGCCCGGCGCGGCGGCGACCCGCTGGTGGCGCCCAGCCTGTTCGGCAAGCGGGCGTTCGTCTCGGGCATGGCGACCGGCACGATCTACTTCGCCGCCTTCACCGGGTTCTTCCTCGTGATCGGCCTCTACACCCAGCTCGGCCTGGGCTACTCCCCGCTCAAGGCGGCGCTGACCAGCGTACCCTCGTCGCTCGGCATGATCGCGGGCATGGGCGTCGCGCAGGCCGCCCGCAGGCACGGCCGCAAGGTTCTGCTGGCCGGCGCGGTCGTCATGGGGCTCGGCGTGACCGGTGTGATCGCCGTCGCCTCCCCAGGGGTCTCGCCCTGGCAGCTCGCCCCGGCGCTGGTGGTGGCCGGGCTGGGCAGCGGGCTGATCATGAGCCCGTACTTCAGCATCGTGATGGCCGCCGTCGAGCCGCAGGAGACCGGCTCCGCCTCCGGCGCGCTGACCGCGCTCCAGCAGGTGGGCGGGGCGCTGGGTCTGGCCGTGCTGGGCACCCTCTACTTCGGCACCGGGAGCGTCGCGATCACGCTGTGGGTGGCCGCCGGGATGATCGCCACGACGTTCGTGGTCGGCCTGATGCTGCCGAAGCAGGCCCGCCAGAACTGA
- a CDS encoding TetR/AcrR family transcriptional regulator: protein METVWSRPQKAPRQTLTLDRIVAEAVALLDEEGVGRLTMRRLAERLDTGSTTLYWHVKTKDDVLDLALDAVFGEVRLPVRGSGWQEAVRELIGGWRAALLRHPWSATILDRPLMGPNALERTEFLYTTLAAAGFAAPKPAAYSLSNYVMGSVVMQVTWQDRDRDDTGEFLRQRAGRYPALAEHGLDHAWDATFDEGFGYLLDGMEQARRREDGRLG, encoded by the coding sequence GTGGAAACCGTGTGGTCGCGCCCCCAGAAGGCACCGAGGCAGACGCTGACGCTCGACCGGATCGTGGCCGAGGCGGTCGCGCTGCTCGACGAGGAAGGCGTGGGCCGGCTGACCATGCGCCGCCTGGCCGAGCGGCTCGACACCGGCTCGACCACCCTCTACTGGCACGTCAAGACCAAGGACGACGTCCTCGACCTGGCCCTGGACGCGGTCTTCGGGGAGGTGCGCCTACCGGTGCGCGGCTCCGGGTGGCAGGAGGCCGTACGCGAGCTCATCGGCGGCTGGCGCGCGGCCCTGCTGCGGCACCCGTGGTCGGCCACCATCCTCGACCGCCCTCTCATGGGCCCGAACGCGCTGGAGCGCACCGAGTTCCTCTACACGACGCTGGCCGCCGCCGGCTTCGCCGCCCCCAAGCCCGCCGCGTACAGCCTGTCCAACTACGTCATGGGCTCGGTCGTCATGCAGGTGACCTGGCAGGACCGTGACCGGGACGACACCGGCGAGTTCCTCAGGCAGCGCGCCGGCCGCTACCCGGCCCTCGCGGAGCACGGCCTCGACCACGCGTGGGACGCCACGTTCGACGAGGGCTTCGGCTACCTGCTGGACGGCATGGAGCAGGCACGCAGACGCGAAGACGGCCGGCTCGGGTGA
- a CDS encoding ATP-binding cassette domain-containing protein yields MGHIEVSGLTYLLPDGRPLLLETSFKVGAGAKAALVGPNGAGKTTLLRLIAGELAPSDGRVVSSGGIGVMRQFLGAGTVRDLLLNVAPEHVRAAAAALEAAESAISTQDDEPTQLAYAQAIADYADAGGYELEVVWDVCATEALGLPYEQVKARGLGTLSGGEQKRLMLEALLRGPDEVLLLDEPDNYLDVPAKQWLERAIRSSSKTVLLVSHDRQLLAEAADRLITVEGRGVWVHGGGFATYAEARRQRRERLEERRRRWEDERARLRRLVHTLRGRSANNDALAGAYQSAVTRLERFERAGPPQRAPREQNVRMRLRGGRTGKRAVMCEDLELSGLLRPFSTEIWYGERVGVLGMNGTGKSHFLRLLAGEPIAHTGVARLGARVSPGHFAQTHVRPDLAGRAAADVVMREHAMTRNEAMAALARYELAPAGAQPFETLSGGQQARLQILLLELSGATLLLLDEPTDNLDLASAEALQQGLAGYEGTVLAVTHDRWFAADLDRCLIFGADGLVRESDTPRWDV; encoded by the coding sequence ATGGGGCACATCGAAGTGAGCGGGCTGACGTACCTGCTGCCGGACGGGCGGCCGCTGCTGCTGGAGACGTCCTTCAAAGTGGGCGCCGGTGCCAAGGCGGCGCTCGTCGGGCCGAACGGCGCGGGCAAGACCACGCTGCTGCGGCTGATCGCGGGCGAGCTGGCCCCGTCGGACGGCCGCGTCGTGAGCAGCGGCGGGATCGGCGTGATGCGGCAGTTCCTCGGCGCGGGCACCGTTCGCGACCTGCTGCTGAACGTCGCCCCGGAGCACGTCCGCGCGGCGGCCGCCGCGCTGGAGGCCGCCGAGTCCGCGATCTCCACGCAGGACGACGAGCCCACCCAGCTCGCCTATGCCCAGGCCATCGCCGACTACGCCGACGCGGGCGGCTACGAGCTCGAGGTGGTGTGGGACGTATGCGCGACGGAGGCGCTGGGGCTGCCGTACGAGCAGGTCAAGGCGAGAGGGCTGGGCACGCTGTCGGGCGGGGAGCAGAAGCGGCTCATGCTGGAGGCGCTGCTGCGCGGCCCCGACGAGGTGCTGCTCCTCGACGAGCCCGACAACTACCTGGACGTGCCGGCCAAGCAGTGGCTGGAGCGGGCGATCAGGAGCTCCTCCAAGACGGTGCTGCTCGTCTCGCACGACCGGCAGTTGCTCGCCGAGGCCGCGGACCGCCTCATCACCGTGGAGGGGCGCGGGGTCTGGGTGCACGGCGGCGGCTTCGCGACGTACGCCGAGGCCCGCAGGCAGCGCAGGGAGCGCCTCGAAGAGCGGCGCCGGCGGTGGGAGGACGAGCGGGCCAGGCTGCGCAGGCTGGTCCATACGCTGCGCGGACGCTCGGCCAACAACGACGCCCTGGCGGGGGCGTACCAGTCGGCGGTCACGCGGCTGGAGCGCTTCGAGCGGGCAGGGCCGCCGCAGCGCGCGCCCAGGGAGCAGAACGTCCGGATGCGGCTGCGCGGCGGACGCACCGGCAAGCGCGCGGTGATGTGCGAGGACCTCGAGCTGAGCGGGCTGCTGCGGCCGTTCTCCACCGAGATCTGGTACGGCGAGCGCGTCGGCGTGCTGGGCATGAACGGCACCGGCAAGTCCCACTTCCTGCGGCTGCTGGCCGGCGAGCCGATCGCGCACACAGGCGTGGCCCGGCTGGGCGCCCGGGTGTCACCGGGGCATTTCGCGCAGACCCACGTGCGGCCGGACCTGGCGGGGCGCGCCGCCGCCGACGTGGTGATGCGGGAGCACGCGATGACCCGCAACGAGGCGATGGCGGCGCTGGCCCGTTACGAGCTGGCGCCGGCGGGCGCGCAGCCGTTCGAGACGCTGTCGGGCGGGCAGCAGGCCAGGCTCCAGATCCTGCTGCTGGAGCTGTCGGGTGCGACGCTGCTGCTGCTCGACGAGCCGACGGACAATCTGGACCTGGCCAGTGCGGAGGCGCTCCAGCAGGGGCTCGCCGGATACGAGGGGACGGTGCTGGCGGTCACGCACGACCGCTGGTTCGCCGCCGACCTCGACCGCTGTCTGATCTTCGGCGCCGACGGCCTCGTCCGCGAGAGCGACACTCCCCGCTGGGACGTCTGA
- a CDS encoding ROK family transcriptional regulator, with protein MPRRTAATLASSGEVLRLIRTGEAVTRADIGRVTGLSRPAVQLRVGELLERGLVLERDDAPSTGGRPPVRLEFNAAGGVVLVAALGATRTRVALCDLAGQELDVREFAMDVEEGPDVVLPLLMDTWDELLGDRPRSMVRGVGMGVPATVEFAHGRAESARVMASWTGVVIPPIIRERFPVPVLVDNDVNVLAIGEHRGAYPDLDDLMFVKISTRIGAGVISGGGILRGALGAAGEIGHIPVLDGGDVLCRCGNTGCVDSVASGTALLRELRAKGKDVRTIADVTALVRAGDAETMATVRRAGRRIGEVLAMAVNILNPSVVVLGGDVAEAFGPLVSSIREVVYRRSTALATRRLRIEPSRLGAGAGISGCAVMVLDHVLSPEAVDETMTLSALSRPGRPSSPSLTAAPL; from the coding sequence ATGCCTCGACGTACCGCCGCGACCCTCGCCAGCAGTGGTGAGGTGCTCCGCCTCATCCGCACCGGTGAGGCCGTGACGCGGGCCGACATCGGCCGGGTGACCGGGCTGTCGCGCCCCGCGGTGCAACTGCGCGTCGGTGAGCTGCTGGAACGCGGCCTGGTCCTCGAGCGCGACGACGCACCTTCCACGGGCGGTCGGCCGCCCGTTCGGCTGGAGTTCAACGCCGCCGGCGGCGTGGTGCTGGTGGCGGCGCTCGGCGCCACCCGCACCCGGGTGGCGCTCTGCGACCTGGCCGGGCAGGAGCTGGACGTGCGCGAGTTCGCGATGGACGTGGAGGAAGGCCCCGACGTCGTGTTGCCGCTGCTCATGGACACCTGGGACGAGCTGCTCGGCGACCGGCCGCGCTCGATGGTCAGGGGTGTCGGGATGGGTGTGCCGGCCACGGTCGAGTTCGCGCACGGCCGTGCGGAGAGCGCCCGGGTGATGGCGTCGTGGACCGGCGTGGTGATCCCGCCGATCATCCGCGAGCGCTTCCCCGTCCCCGTGCTCGTGGACAACGACGTGAACGTGCTGGCCATCGGCGAGCACCGCGGCGCCTACCCCGACCTGGACGACCTGATGTTCGTCAAGATCTCGACCCGGATCGGCGCCGGGGTCATCTCCGGCGGCGGCATCCTGCGCGGCGCGCTCGGCGCCGCGGGCGAGATCGGGCACATCCCGGTGCTGGACGGCGGCGACGTGCTGTGCCGCTGCGGCAACACCGGCTGCGTCGACTCCGTGGCCAGCGGCACCGCCCTGCTGCGCGAGCTGCGCGCGAAGGGCAAGGACGTCAGGACGATCGCGGACGTGACCGCGCTGGTGCGGGCGGGCGACGCCGAGACCATGGCGACCGTGCGCAGGGCCGGCCGCAGGATCGGCGAGGTGCTGGCGATGGCCGTGAACATCCTCAACCCGTCGGTGGTGGTGCTGGGCGGCGACGTGGCCGAGGCGTTCGGCCCGCTGGTGTCGAGCATCCGCGAGGTCGTCTACCGCCGCTCCACGGCCCTGGCCACCCGGCGGCTGCGCATCGAGCCGAGCCGGCTCGGCGCGGGGGCCGGCATCAGCGGGTGCGCGGTCATGGTGCTCGACCACGTGCTCTCGCCGGAGGCCGTGGACGAGACCATGACCCTCTCGGCCCTGTCCCGCCCCGGCCGTCCCTCTTCTCCGTCCCTCACGGCCGCGCCGTTGTAA
- the zwf gene encoding glucose-6-phosphate dehydrogenase, translating to MRKLLPALYHSDREGRLSPETRVIAMSRGGLTDADFRGKVDAEVRDQVPMDDPDLWQRFLGRLHHVSVDVGGADKSGWGALTRLLAGYEQRDRIFYLASPPRTFGPFCRELDEAGLVTPRSRVVLEKPLGHDLPSAQRINDEVGAIFDERQIFRIDHYLGKETVQNLLVLRFANAFLEPIWNSLWIDHVQITAAETVGTPGRRGYYDHAGALRDMVQNHLLQLLTLTAMEPPARNDREAIRDEKVKVLQALRPITGTEVARFTVRGQYTEADEMPGYLDEPGSTPPTEASQRVETFTAIRAEIKNWRWAGVPFYLRTGKRMPYRRSEIVVQFKDVPHSIFPGGSPNRLVLRLQPEEGIELHIMAKEPGAGEVTLKPVPLSLNFGKTFTARVPEAYERLLMDVLAGNPTLFMRRDEVEAAWRWIDPILSAWEASADLPEPYPAGTTGPAGAHELLGRSGRAWHEEEA from the coding sequence ATGCGCAAGCTGCTCCCGGCGCTGTACCACAGCGACAGGGAGGGCCGGCTCTCCCCCGAGACCCGCGTCATCGCCATGTCCAGGGGCGGGCTGACCGACGCCGACTTCCGCGGCAAGGTGGACGCCGAGGTACGCGACCAGGTCCCGATGGACGATCCGGACCTGTGGCAGCGCTTCCTCGGCCGGCTGCACCACGTGTCGGTCGACGTCGGCGGCGCCGACAAGTCCGGGTGGGGCGCGCTGACCAGGCTCCTGGCCGGGTACGAGCAGCGCGACCGGATCTTCTACCTGGCCAGCCCGCCCAGGACGTTCGGCCCCTTCTGCCGTGAGCTGGACGAGGCCGGGCTGGTGACGCCGCGCTCGCGCGTGGTCCTGGAGAAGCCGCTCGGCCACGACCTGCCGAGCGCGCAGCGGATCAACGACGAGGTCGGCGCGATCTTCGACGAGCGGCAGATCTTCCGCATCGACCACTACCTGGGCAAGGAGACCGTCCAGAACCTGCTGGTCCTGCGCTTCGCCAACGCCTTCCTCGAGCCGATCTGGAACTCCCTGTGGATCGACCACGTCCAGATCACCGCCGCGGAGACCGTGGGCACGCCCGGCAGGCGCGGCTACTACGACCACGCGGGCGCGCTGCGCGACATGGTGCAGAACCACCTGCTCCAGCTCCTCACGCTGACCGCGATGGAGCCGCCGGCCCGCAACGACCGCGAGGCCATCCGCGACGAGAAGGTCAAGGTGCTGCAGGCCCTGCGGCCGATCACCGGCACGGAGGTGGCGCGGTTCACCGTGCGCGGCCAGTACACGGAGGCCGACGAGATGCCGGGCTACCTGGACGAGCCCGGCTCCACGCCGCCCACTGAGGCGTCGCAGCGGGTGGAGACATTCACCGCGATCCGGGCCGAGATCAAGAACTGGCGGTGGGCCGGCGTGCCGTTCTACCTGCGGACCGGCAAGCGCATGCCGTACCGGAGGTCGGAGATCGTGGTGCAGTTCAAGGACGTGCCGCACTCCATCTTCCCCGGCGGCAGCCCGAACCGCCTGGTGCTGCGGCTCCAGCCGGAGGAGGGCATCGAGCTGCACATCATGGCCAAGGAGCCGGGCGCGGGCGAGGTGACGCTGAAGCCGGTGCCGCTGTCGCTGAACTTCGGCAAGACGTTCACGGCGCGGGTGCCCGAGGCGTACGAGCGGCTGCTGATGGACGTGCTGGCCGGCAACCCGACGCTGTTCATGCGGCGTGACGAGGTGGAGGCGGCCTGGCGCTGGATCGACCCGATCCTGTCGGCGTGGGAGGCGTCCGCCGACCTGCCGGAGCCGTACCCCGCCGGAACCACCGGCCCCGCCGGAGCCCACGAACTGCTCGGCCGCAGCGGTCGCGCCTGGCACGAGGAGGAAGCGTGA